A stretch of the Agromyces larvae genome encodes the following:
- a CDS encoding metal-dependent transcriptional regulator: MPGSPSPAIEDYLKTVYSHTEWQPDPITPSVLAAKLGVAPSSVTEMVKKMAAQGLVSHAPYRAVRLTDEGRRQALAVVRRHRLVETWLVREMGYAWDEVHDEAEVLEHALSDRLLEAIDARLGRPRVDPHGDPIPHRDGTVSREPFVLLAEAETGHVGRVMRISDRDGAVLRELDAAGIGPGVTLEVTEVTTDAVTVQAGGGASARALPREVAAAIWLSV; this comes from the coding sequence ATGCCCGGCAGCCCGAGTCCCGCGATCGAGGACTACCTGAAGACGGTGTACTCGCACACCGAGTGGCAGCCCGACCCCATCACGCCGTCGGTGCTGGCGGCCAAACTCGGCGTCGCCCCGTCGAGCGTCACCGAGATGGTGAAGAAGATGGCCGCGCAGGGGCTCGTCTCGCACGCGCCGTATCGGGCGGTGCGGCTCACCGACGAAGGGCGCCGCCAGGCGCTCGCCGTCGTGCGCCGGCACCGCCTCGTCGAGACGTGGCTCGTGCGCGAGATGGGCTACGCGTGGGACGAAGTGCACGACGAGGCCGAGGTGCTCGAGCACGCGCTCAGCGACCGGCTGCTCGAGGCGATCGACGCCCGGCTCGGACGCCCGCGCGTCGACCCGCACGGCGACCCGATCCCCCACCGCGACGGCACGGTCTCGCGCGAACCGTTCGTGCTGCTCGCCGAGGCCGAGACCGGGCACGTCGGCCGGGTGATGCGCATCAGCGACCGCGACGGCGCGGTGCTGCGCGAGCTCGACGCGGCGGGCATCGGCCCCGGAGTGACGCTCGAAGTGACGGAGGTCACGACCGACGCGGTGACGGTGCAGGCCGGCGGCGGAGCATCCGCACGCGCGCTGCCGCGCGAGGTCGCCGCGGCCATCTGGCTCTCGGTCTGA
- a CDS encoding ATP-grasp domain-containing protein — MILVAAARDDAHATAVVDRLREAGRRVVRLDTADLAGAGSLELAFGAGHHPELHLRTGRAGRHGLSERGANAEPASRADIAARSEPASRAEPADDDVDLARAGVGWWRRPVAGRFTRPALVAALRESHEVLEGVLASLAIDWLNPPAAEDAARHSLLQWTAAAELGFALPHTIVTRDPDRAREFATRHGAVVTKSLRPHGEGVGDTHRLEASELARLDRVRHAPTLLQEYIDGVDLRVTIAGDAVFTAEIDAVDSLRPWELRRGNSITRVRRAELPGSLGQALVGLARRLGLGFTTVDLRRTADGEHVLLDLDPAGSWLFVERATGLPITDGVADVLAARDGASLRPTLDAWDDATRSSAG, encoded by the coding sequence GTGATCCTCGTCGCGGCGGCGCGCGACGATGCGCACGCGACCGCCGTCGTCGATCGACTCCGTGAGGCCGGCCGACGCGTCGTCCGGCTCGACACCGCCGACCTCGCCGGGGCCGGCTCGCTCGAACTCGCCTTCGGCGCCGGACACCACCCCGAACTGCACCTGCGAACCGGGCGCGCCGGGCGCCACGGGCTCTCCGAGCGCGGCGCGAACGCCGAACCCGCCTCGCGCGCCGACATCGCCGCGCGCTCCGAGCCCGCCTCACGCGCCGAGCCCGCCGACGACGACGTCGATCTCGCCCGCGCCGGCGTCGGCTGGTGGCGCCGGCCCGTCGCCGGCCGGTTCACCCGCCCCGCACTCGTCGCCGCGCTGCGCGAGTCGCACGAGGTGCTCGAGGGAGTGCTCGCCTCGCTCGCGATCGACTGGCTGAACCCGCCCGCCGCCGAGGACGCGGCCCGCCACTCGCTGCTGCAGTGGACCGCCGCAGCCGAACTCGGCTTCGCCCTGCCGCACACCATCGTCACCCGCGACCCCGACCGGGCGCGCGAGTTCGCGACCCGGCACGGCGCCGTGGTCACGAAGTCGCTGCGCCCGCACGGCGAGGGCGTGGGCGACACGCATCGGCTCGAGGCATCCGAACTGGCCCGACTCGACCGTGTGCGCCACGCACCCACCCTGCTGCAGGAGTACATCGACGGCGTCGACCTGCGCGTCACGATCGCGGGCGACGCGGTGTTCACCGCCGAGATCGACGCCGTCGACTCGCTGCGCCCATGGGAGCTGCGGCGCGGCAACTCGATCACCCGGGTGCGGCGGGCCGAACTGCCCGGCAGCCTCGGGCAGGCGCTCGTCGGACTGGCCCGACGCCTCGGCCTCGGATTCACCACCGTCGACCTGCGCCGCACCGCCGACGGCGAGCACGTGCTGCTCGACCTCGACCCCGCCGGATCGTGGTTGTTCGTGGAACGCGCGACCGGCCTGCCGATCACCGACGGAGTCGCCGATGTCCTCGCGGCGCGCGATGGCGCGAGCCTTCGCCCTACGCTTGATGCATGGGACGACGCGACGAGGTCGAGTGCTGGCTGA
- a CDS encoding HAD-IIA family hydrolase, which translates to MGRRDEVECWLTDMDGVLVHENHALPGAAELLQQWEDAGTPYLVLTNNSIFTARDLSARLRASGLNVPEDRLWTSALATADFLKQQVPGGSAFVIGEAGILTALHEAGFVMTETDPDFVVVGETRNYSFDAITKAIRLIGRGARFIVTNPDATGPSADGPLPATGAIAALITKATGKEPYVVGKPNPMMFRSALNKIGAHSENTAMIGDRMDTDIVAGIEAGLHTVLVLTGISDQAEIEKYPFRPDEVVEGVFELVASEPVETEL; encoded by the coding sequence ATGGGACGACGCGACGAGGTCGAGTGCTGGCTGACCGACATGGACGGCGTGCTCGTACACGAGAACCACGCCCTGCCCGGTGCCGCCGAGCTGCTGCAGCAGTGGGAGGACGCGGGCACGCCCTACCTGGTGCTCACGAACAACTCGATCTTCACCGCGCGCGACCTCTCCGCGCGGCTGCGCGCGTCGGGGCTGAACGTGCCCGAAGACCGGCTCTGGACGTCGGCGCTCGCCACCGCCGACTTCCTGAAGCAGCAGGTGCCCGGCGGGTCGGCGTTCGTCATCGGCGAGGCCGGCATCCTCACCGCACTGCACGAGGCGGGCTTCGTGATGACCGAGACCGACCCCGACTTCGTCGTCGTCGGCGAGACCCGCAACTACTCGTTCGACGCGATCACCAAGGCGATCAGGCTCATCGGGCGCGGCGCGCGCTTCATCGTGACCAACCCGGATGCCACGGGCCCGAGCGCCGACGGGCCGCTCCCGGCGACCGGGGCCATCGCGGCGCTCATCACCAAGGCGACGGGCAAGGAGCCCTACGTCGTCGGCAAGCCGAACCCGATGATGTTCCGGTCGGCGCTGAACAAGATCGGCGCGCACTCCGAGAACACCGCGATGATCGGCGACCGCATGGACACCGACATCGTCGCCGGCATCGAAGCGGGCCTGCACACCGTGCTGGTGCTCACCGGCATCAGCGACCAGGCCGAGATCGAGAAGTACCCGTTCCGCCCCGACGAGGTGGTCGAGGGCGTGTTCGAGCTCGTGGCATCCGAACCGGTCGAGACCGAGCTGTAG
- a CDS encoding NUDIX hydrolase produces MTTSASTAPEGSARAELERLVARSDLLDQWRDARGLPEAPDPRPAAVLILFGVLDGRPADHDAQATAVSRDLDLLLLERAATLRSHAGQVAFPGGRQDPGDDGPVAAALREAREETGLDATGVEVLGTLPEIPVPVSGHVVTPVLGWWARQSPVGVVDVAESAHVFRTPVADLLDPANRYTTVFRRGGQVWRGPGWLVTAAGVEHLVWGFTAGILDALLDALGWTEPWDRSRELELP; encoded by the coding sequence GTGACCACGAGCGCGTCGACAGCCCCGGAGGGCTCGGCGCGCGCTGAGCTCGAGCGGCTCGTCGCGCGATCCGACCTGCTCGATCAGTGGCGCGACGCCCGGGGTCTGCCCGAGGCACCCGACCCCCGGCCGGCCGCCGTGCTGATCCTCTTCGGCGTGCTCGACGGGCGCCCGGCCGATCACGACGCGCAGGCGACGGCGGTGTCGCGCGACCTCGATCTGCTGCTGCTCGAGCGGGCGGCGACCCTGCGCTCGCACGCCGGGCAGGTGGCGTTCCCCGGCGGGCGACAGGACCCGGGCGACGACGGACCGGTCGCGGCCGCGCTCCGCGAGGCGCGCGAGGAGACCGGGCTGGATGCCACGGGCGTCGAGGTGCTGGGCACCCTGCCTGAGATCCCGGTGCCGGTGTCGGGCCACGTCGTGACGCCGGTGCTTGGCTGGTGGGCGCGGCAGAGTCCGGTCGGGGTGGTCGACGTCGCCGAGTCGGCGCACGTGTTCCGCACGCCGGTGGCCGATCTGCTCGATCCGGCGAATCGGTACACGACGGTGTTCCGCCGCGGAGGTCAGGTGTGGCGCGGGCCCGGATGGCTCGTGACCGCCGCCGGGGTCGAGCATCTCGTCTGGGGATTCACGGCGGGCATCCTCGACGCCCTCCTCGACGCGCTCGGCTGGACCGAGCCCTGGGACCGCTCCCGCGAACTCGAACTGCCGTAG
- a CDS encoding aldo/keto reductase: MTADHHASIPDVALGDGLVVPAQGFGGMALSGSYGQVDPDAALATLHHAVDAGVRFIDTANIYGRGENERLVARLLADRRDEVVLATKVGILPQPDADGVRFRGDRAYLRESVRASLERLGTERIDLYYLHRVDPRVPIEDSVGALAELVTEGLVGRIGVSEVTADELERAVAVHPIAAVQSEWSLWSRDVEAQVIPAARRLGVGFVAYSPLGRGFFAGGVSSELPVDDARRRFPRFGEQALAQNLEALAVAERAAEREGLTRAQVALAWVYARGRELDIPVVPIPGTRRPERIDENLVAVGARLSAETLAELDALAGLVEGERAPSTNGISAFREAAAPVVPVG; the protein is encoded by the coding sequence ATGACCGCAGACCACCACGCCTCGATCCCCGACGTCGCGCTCGGCGACGGCCTCGTCGTGCCCGCCCAGGGGTTCGGCGGCATGGCGCTGAGCGGCTCGTACGGGCAGGTCGACCCCGATGCTGCGCTCGCGACCCTGCACCACGCGGTCGACGCGGGCGTGCGCTTCATCGACACGGCGAACATCTACGGCCGCGGCGAGAACGAGCGACTCGTGGCCCGGCTGCTCGCCGACCGGCGCGACGAGGTGGTGCTCGCGACGAAGGTCGGCATCCTGCCCCAACCCGATGCCGACGGCGTCCGGTTCCGCGGTGACCGCGCGTACCTCCGCGAGTCGGTGCGGGCGAGCCTGGAGCGGCTCGGCACCGAACGCATCGACCTGTACTACCTGCACCGAGTCGACCCGCGTGTGCCGATCGAAGACAGCGTCGGCGCGCTCGCCGAGCTCGTGACCGAGGGGCTGGTCGGCCGCATCGGCGTGAGCGAGGTCACTGCTGACGAGCTCGAGCGCGCTGTCGCGGTGCATCCGATCGCCGCGGTGCAGAGCGAGTGGTCGCTGTGGAGCCGCGACGTCGAGGCGCAGGTCATCCCCGCGGCACGCCGGCTCGGCGTCGGCTTCGTCGCGTACTCCCCGCTCGGGCGGGGCTTCTTCGCGGGCGGCGTGAGCTCCGAGCTCCCGGTCGACGACGCGCGTCGCCGGTTCCCCCGGTTCGGCGAGCAGGCGCTCGCGCAGAACCTGGAGGCGCTCGCCGTCGCCGAGCGCGCGGCGGAACGCGAGGGCCTCACCCGCGCACAGGTCGCGCTGGCGTGGGTGTACGCGCGCGGGCGCGAACTGGATATCCCGGTCGTCCCGATCCCGGGCACGCGTCGGCCCGAGCGGATCGACGAGAACCTCGTCGCGGTGGGGGCGAGACTCTCGGCCGAGACGCTCGCCGAGCTCGACGCCCTCGCCGGCCTCGTCGAGGGTGAGCGGGCGCCGTCGACCAACGGCATCTCGGCGTTCCGCGAGGCGGCCGCGCCGGTCGTGCCGGTCGGCTGA
- a CDS encoding NtaA/DmoA family FMN-dependent monooxygenase (This protein belongs to a clade of FMN-dependent monooxygenases, within a broader family of flavin-dependent oxidoreductases, the luciferase-like monooxygenase (LMM) family, some of whose members use coenzyme F420 rather than FMN.) — protein sequence MTEKKQLILNLFEMACISHISHGLWPLPGNNRHRFDELEYWTELALILEDGGFDAVFLADVIGAYDVFRDGPETALREGLQSPNLDPLLIVPAMAAVTKRLGFGVTFSTTYEPPFAFARRASTLDHLTKGRFGWNIVTSYLPNAARNFGLDGEIPHDRRYELADEYLDVLYKLWEGSWDDDAVVYDRERRIATDPSKVRYIDHVGETHRVAGPHIVHPSRQRTPVLFQATGSPAGTEFAGRHAELVFTGGRTTEEFRANKRNMQEAAVRNGRAAEDVKFIASAVVVVGRTEEEAADKWRLFQEHASIDGYLAHASLPVDLTTAPRDISVAEAIERSGKQLDRAPMLPLHLTVGQLLDSLVGGRRERFHVVGTPKVVADEIERWLDVDGIDGINLRQFHSFGTAQDFAELVVPELRRRGRLQTDASATSLRDRLFGRGDRLPDTHIAARYRGGANFDVPVPPLRFPVGGQGAAA from the coding sequence GTGACCGAGAAGAAGCAGCTCATCCTGAACCTCTTCGAGATGGCGTGCATCAGCCACATCTCGCACGGCTTGTGGCCGCTGCCCGGCAACAACCGGCACCGGTTCGATGAACTCGAGTACTGGACCGAACTCGCGCTCATCCTCGAGGACGGCGGGTTCGACGCCGTGTTCCTCGCCGACGTGATCGGTGCCTACGACGTGTTCCGCGACGGGCCCGAGACGGCGCTTCGTGAGGGGCTGCAGAGTCCGAACCTCGACCCGCTCCTCATCGTTCCCGCGATGGCAGCCGTCACGAAGCGGCTCGGGTTCGGCGTGACGTTCTCAACGACGTACGAGCCGCCGTTCGCGTTCGCACGCCGGGCGTCGACGCTCGACCATCTCACAAAGGGTCGTTTCGGCTGGAACATCGTCACCAGCTACCTGCCGAACGCTGCACGCAACTTCGGGCTGGATGGTGAGATCCCGCATGACCGCCGCTACGAGCTCGCCGACGAATACCTCGACGTGCTCTACAAGCTGTGGGAGGGGTCGTGGGATGACGACGCCGTGGTCTACGACCGCGAGCGGCGTATCGCGACCGACCCGTCGAAGGTGCGGTACATCGACCACGTCGGCGAGACGCACCGCGTCGCCGGCCCGCATATCGTGCACCCATCGAGGCAGCGCACGCCCGTGCTGTTCCAGGCGACGGGATCGCCCGCAGGCACCGAGTTCGCCGGTCGGCACGCCGAACTCGTCTTCACGGGCGGGCGGACGACGGAGGAGTTCCGTGCCAACAAGCGCAACATGCAGGAGGCTGCAGTGCGCAATGGCCGAGCGGCCGAAGATGTGAAGTTCATCGCCAGCGCGGTCGTCGTGGTGGGCCGCACCGAGGAGGAAGCGGCCGACAAGTGGCGGCTCTTCCAGGAGCACGCGTCGATCGACGGGTACCTCGCGCACGCGAGCCTGCCTGTCGATCTCACGACGGCACCGCGCGACATCAGTGTCGCCGAGGCGATCGAGCGGTCGGGAAAGCAGCTCGATCGAGCCCCCATGCTCCCTCTGCATCTGACCGTCGGCCAGCTCCTCGACAGTCTCGTGGGCGGGCGCCGTGAGCGGTTCCACGTCGTCGGCACGCCGAAGGTCGTCGCCGACGAGATCGAGCGCTGGCTCGATGTGGACGGCATCGACGGGATCAACCTGCGCCAGTTCCACTCGTTCGGCACTGCGCAGGACTTCGCGGAGCTGGTCGTTCCCGAGCTTCGTCGGCGTGGAAGGCTCCAGACGGATGCCTCGGCGACGAGCCTGCGTGATCGACTGTTCGGTCGCGGTGACCGTCTGCCGGACACGCATATCGCGGCCCGCTACCGCGGGGGCGCGAACTTCGACGTGCCAGTGCCGCCGCTGCGGTTCCCGGTGGGCGGACAGGGCGCCGCCGCCTAA
- a CDS encoding acyl-CoA dehydrogenase family protein, which translates to MSEVIAASRLATASARLAPVFARIAETAGAHERAATRPYDETQALADAGFGALRVPTELGGGGLTVAEFFAVLVDLGAADSNQPQIWRNHIAFVEDRLAGGTDRDRQWLARIAGGTVIGGAWSETGTASILGETRLERVDGILRLNGVKYYSTGSIYADHVGVLALGDDGAPVIALVASDTPGVELIDDWGGFGQRATGSGTTRLIDVPVADDAVFSFDDRHVSQEAVYQLVLLAALAGVARAVRDDAVQRVIARTRSYPHALAPNPRDDAQVQQVVGRIAGHAAAAEASVERGARAVDEVWRTIGTGGDLQAAARRAAVAVYEAQLTATDAALHASTLVFDALGSSGVQADAALDRHWRNARTLTSHNPRIYKERVIGAYLLNGTDPLSIYTIDQPDAAARVGTSDDDGASDESGVSDEIGASEPTGVSDEPEASA; encoded by the coding sequence ATGAGCGAGGTGATCGCGGCGTCGCGCCTGGCAACCGCGAGCGCTCGCCTGGCACCGGTCTTCGCTCGGATAGCCGAGACCGCGGGTGCTCACGAGCGGGCCGCTACTCGACCGTACGACGAGACGCAGGCGCTCGCCGACGCAGGCTTCGGTGCGCTCCGGGTGCCGACAGAACTCGGAGGCGGCGGTCTGACGGTCGCCGAGTTCTTCGCCGTGCTCGTTGACCTCGGTGCCGCCGACTCGAACCAGCCGCAGATCTGGCGCAACCACATTGCGTTCGTCGAGGATCGACTCGCTGGCGGAACCGATCGCGACCGGCAGTGGCTCGCGCGAATCGCCGGCGGTACGGTGATCGGCGGGGCGTGGTCCGAGACCGGCACTGCGTCGATCCTGGGTGAGACGCGACTCGAACGGGTGGACGGGATCCTGCGGCTGAACGGGGTGAAGTACTACAGCACGGGTTCGATCTACGCCGACCATGTCGGCGTGCTGGCCCTCGGTGACGATGGGGCACCCGTGATCGCGCTGGTCGCGTCCGATACGCCCGGCGTCGAACTGATCGACGACTGGGGCGGGTTCGGGCAGCGCGCGACCGGCAGCGGTACGACGCGGCTGATCGACGTGCCGGTCGCCGACGACGCCGTGTTCTCGTTCGACGACCGGCACGTGTCGCAGGAGGCCGTGTACCAGCTCGTCCTGCTTGCTGCGCTCGCCGGCGTCGCCCGTGCGGTGCGCGACGACGCGGTGCAGCGGGTGATCGCTCGCACGCGGTCGTATCCGCATGCGCTCGCGCCGAATCCGCGTGACGATGCCCAAGTGCAGCAGGTGGTCGGCCGGATCGCGGGGCACGCCGCCGCGGCCGAGGCCTCGGTCGAGCGGGGTGCGCGCGCGGTCGATGAGGTGTGGCGCACGATCGGTACCGGCGGCGACCTGCAGGCCGCCGCGAGACGAGCGGCCGTCGCAGTCTACGAAGCGCAGCTCACGGCAACAGATGCGGCGCTGCATGCGTCGACGCTTGTATTCGATGCTCTCGGATCATCGGGGGTGCAGGCCGATGCGGCGCTCGACCGGCACTGGCGCAACGCCCGCACCCTCACCTCGCACAACCCGCGCATCTACAAGGAGCGGGTGATCGGGGCGTATCTGTTGAACGGAACCGATCCGCTCAGCATCTATACGATCGACCAGCCGGATGCCGCGGCGCGCGTCGGGACATCCGATGACGATGGGGCATCCGATGAGAGCGGGGTATCCGATGAGATCGGAGCATCCGAACCGACCGGCGTCTCAGACGAGCCGGAGGCATCCGCGTGA
- a CDS encoding NtaA/DmoA family FMN-dependent monooxygenase (This protein belongs to a clade of FMN-dependent monooxygenases, within a broader family of flavin-dependent oxidoreductases, the luciferase-like monooxygenase (LMM) family, some of whose members use coenzyme F420 rather than FMN.) translates to MTTPLHFNAFVMNTNSHIHHGQWRRPDAGQVDFENVELWIDLAKKLEAAKFDALFFADVTGVYGDADADFDVYIREGLQIPSNDPIPLVAALAVHTSRIGLALTSNVAQSHPYQFARQVSTLDHISKGRVAWNIVTGLQDNGARNFGYPRLTDHTERYAWAEEYVDVAYKLWEGSWDDGALLKDRERGVYSDASKIHKINHESARYSVQGPHLPSPSPQRTPVLYQAGSSTSGRAFAAKHAEATFIIAPTPALAKQLIDDTRRQAVEAGRLASDIKFFQGLSFVIGDTEEEAQAKAAEYEQYVSIDGYLAHSALVDKTGRVYDPDTPLKDVDTNTAKGFGEWVSKAITDREPLVRDVALLISRSTRVVGTPEQIADALEEWQAAGVDGINVINWVIPGSFEEFAEKVLPVLRERGLAQREYGPEPTLRGSLFGAPRLNERHPAAKYRGAFRPGGWAAVEAARAGASELAQSDTAGDVDAATGLPLEADGQSAASPRPGTSGDVELSAEAAR, encoded by the coding sequence ACCACGGCCAGTGGCGGCGGCCCGACGCCGGCCAGGTCGACTTCGAGAACGTCGAGCTCTGGATCGACCTTGCGAAGAAGCTCGAAGCGGCGAAGTTCGACGCGCTGTTCTTCGCCGATGTGACCGGTGTGTACGGCGATGCCGATGCCGACTTCGACGTGTACATCCGCGAGGGTCTGCAGATCCCGTCGAACGACCCGATTCCGCTCGTCGCCGCACTCGCGGTGCACACCTCGCGCATCGGGCTCGCCCTCACCTCGAACGTCGCGCAGAGCCACCCGTACCAGTTCGCGCGGCAGGTTTCGACGCTCGACCACATTTCGAAGGGCCGGGTGGCATGGAACATCGTGACGGGACTGCAGGACAACGGGGCGCGCAACTTCGGATACCCCCGCCTCACCGACCACACCGAACGCTACGCCTGGGCGGAGGAGTACGTCGATGTCGCCTACAAGCTCTGGGAGGGCTCGTGGGACGACGGCGCGCTGCTCAAGGATCGTGAGCGGGGCGTGTACTCCGATGCCTCGAAGATCCACAAGATCAACCACGAATCCGCGCGGTATTCGGTGCAGGGGCCGCACCTGCCCTCGCCGTCGCCGCAGCGCACCCCCGTGCTGTATCAGGCAGGGTCGTCGACGTCGGGGCGTGCGTTCGCGGCCAAGCACGCCGAAGCGACCTTCATCATCGCGCCGACCCCGGCGCTCGCGAAGCAGCTCATCGACGACACGCGTCGGCAGGCGGTGGAAGCGGGTCGCCTGGCTTCCGACATCAAGTTCTTCCAGGGGCTGTCGTTCGTCATCGGCGACACCGAGGAGGAGGCGCAGGCGAAGGCCGCCGAGTACGAGCAGTACGTCTCGATCGACGGCTATCTCGCCCACTCGGCGCTCGTCGACAAGACCGGCCGCGTCTACGACCCCGACACCCCGCTGAAGGACGTCGACACGAACACGGCCAAGGGCTTCGGCGAGTGGGTCTCGAAGGCGATCACCGACCGCGAGCCGCTCGTGCGCGATGTCGCCCTCCTGATCTCGCGTTCGACTCGCGTCGTGGGGACGCCCGAGCAGATCGCCGATGCGCTCGAGGAGTGGCAGGCGGCCGGCGTCGATGGCATCAACGTCATCAACTGGGTCATCCCCGGCTCGTTCGAGGAGTTCGCCGAGAAGGTGCTGCCGGTCCTGCGCGAGCGCGGGCTCGCCCAGCGCGAGTACGGGCCCGAGCCGACGCTGCGCGGCAGCCTTTTCGGTGCCCCTCGTCTGAACGAGCGGCACCCGGCGGCGAAGTACCGCGGGGCGTTCCGACCCGGCGGATGGGCAGCGGTGGAGGCCGCCCGAGCGGGCGCCTCGGAACTCGCGCAGTCGGATACAGCGGGTGATGTCGATGCCGCTACCGGACTTCCGCTCGAGGCTGACGGACAGTCCGCAGCATCCCCCCGACCCGGAACCTCCGGCGACGTCGAGCTCTCGGCCGAGGCGGCGAGATGA